The genomic window GTGTGATGTTGATATTGTAATTCCTCTTTCTCTTTCTTCTGGTGCTTTGTCTATATTTGCATAGTCAATGAATTCACCTGTGCCGTATCTTTTGCTTAGTACTGCTGTTATTGCAGCTGTTAATGTTGTTTTACCGTGGTCAACGTGTCCTATTGTTCCAATATTTACGTGTGGCTTATTTCTTTCAAATTTTGCTTTTGCCATTTTCTTTTCCTCCTTAAATAAAGATTTAAAATACAGCTAATATGTATTAGCATTGATAAATAAATATACCCAAGATATCTATTATGTTAAAAATGTTTTTTAGCCTTAGTAAACTCATCCGGGTGTTTCGTGATGACATTTCTAATTGGAGCCCACGACCGGACTCGAACCGGTGACCTCTTGCTTACCATGCAAGTGCTCTACCTCCTGAGCTACATGGGCATTTATAGCCATCACTTAGATAATTTTACTATCAGCTTGATTTTATGTCAATAGGGAAAATATTGAATATGTTTATACATCTTTTACTTCTAAGTATCTCTCTAGCTTCCTCTTCACTCTTTGAAGAGCATTATCAATAGATTTTACATGTCTGTTTAAATCTACTGCTATCTCCTGATAAGATTTGCCTTGAAGATACGACATCAACACTTCCCATTCTAAATCACTTAGTATCTCACCTATTTTGCTTTCAATGCTTTCCAGCTCTTCTCTGCTTATGATCAGTTCTTCCGGATCAGTTATCTTAGCCCCTGTAATTACATCTAAGAGCGTTCTATCTGATTCCTCATCATAAATAGGCTTATTTAACGATACATAAGAGTTTAACGGTATATGTTTTTGCCTAGTTGCAGTTTTTATTGCAGTAATTATTTGCCTAGTTATGCATAACTCAGCAAAAGCCCTAAAGGAGGTGAGCTTGTCCTGATTATAGTCACGTATAGCCTTATATAGACCTATCATTCCTTCTTGAATGATATCCTCCTTATCTGCTCCAATTAAAAAGTATGATCTTGCCTTAGCTCGTACAAAGTTTTTATACTTTTTTATAAGATATTCTAGTGCCTCAGGGTCACCATCTCTAGCATCTTCAATTATTTTTTCATCATCCAAAGCTTCATCTGATAAGTCTTTATACATACTTAGTCCCACTAGCATCCCCTCCAGCAATTTGATAAAACCCTCTACGCATACAATCATTATATATTTATTTAGTATTGGAGTCAAGCTATTTACTTATTCTTTCTGAGTTTTTCAAGTTTTTCTAAAGTCTCTTTATCTAATCTTCCAATTAAAAGATCATTTGTCTCATTAGTTACTTTATTCTTTTTTCTAATCATCTCTTTGTAATGTTCCACTTCAAGCTTCAGTTCTCTAGCTGAAATTCGAGTTCCTCCTCTACCTATTACCACTTGTTGTTCGATCCAGTCAGATGTAGCCACTCGTACTTTTTTTGCCCTTCCAATTGCATCTAAAGTTCTTTCTATGTAGTGGTCTGCACTTTCCTTTTCCTTTGTATATACTATCTCAATACCTTTAAGAGTTTCTTTCTTTTCCATGCTTCCTTTTACAAGATGTGCATCAAAAACTATTATTACCTTTATACCTGTATATGACTGATACTCCGCCAGTATATCAATCAATTCATTTCTTGAAATCTCTAAGCTCTGCTTTGACAACTCTCTTAGATTGCTCCAGTTGTTTATGATATTATACCCGTCAACAAACAAATATTCCTTTGCGCTACCTCTCATGTCATTCTTTTAAGCCCCTTTGTCTCAGCACTTCATACATCATAACTGAAGCTGCAACTGAAGCATTTAAGGATGATATTTTTCCGTTCATCGGTATCTTAACTAAAAAGTCGCATTTTTCTCTTATCAATCTACCTATTCCCTTTCCTTCACTACCTATTACTATCGCTATAGGACCTGATAAGTCTCTATTAAAATAATCCTGCTCCCCATCCATATCGGCTCCGTATATCCATACTCCTCTCTCTTTAAGCTCTTCAATTGTAGAGGCAATATTAGAAACCTTTGCAATATTCATGTATTCTACTGCTCCTGCTGAAGCTTTTATAACTACTGGTGTTAGACCTACGGCTCTTCTCTTAGGTATTATAACACCATGAGCTCCTGCACATTCTGCTGTACGGATAATGGCACCCAAATTATGAGGGTCCTCTATTTCATCTAGTATTATTATAAAAGGGTCTTCGTTTTTGTCTTCTGCAGCTTTCATTATATCATCTACTGTTTTATATGAATATGGAGTTACTAGTGCTATAACTCCTTGATGGGCTTTGGTTTCTGACATTGCATCTAGTTTTGCTTTTTCTACATATTGTATCACTATTCTTTTTTCTTTTGCCATACCGATTATTTTTTGTATGGAGCCCTGTTCTGAGCCTTTAGCAATTAGTATTTTATCTATTTCTCTTCCGCTTTTTATGGCTTCTATTACTGGATTACGACCTTCTACATAGCCTTCTTCTCTCAATTTCTTCACCTCTTACCTTTATCCTTGAATTTTCACTAAAATACTAAAATATTGTAAATTAGAATCCGTATGTTGAAAAATTAGATAAAATACTAAGCGAACATTTGCAGGGCACGACTATAATTCTTAGCGAATAGAGGTGAAAAATCCGTTAAACAAACAAACTAAGGTAAGGTCAGCATACGCTGACATAAGGAGTTACGACGAAATCAAAGATTTCTGTAACTCCATTAACCGAAGCAAGTTTGCAAGTTGTAGGATTTTTTACCGGAATGAGCTATAGAATTATTCGTGACCGAAACCGTGAGCGTGTATTTTGTCTAATTTTTCCTAGCCTACAGATATTTAAATTTCTCCCTTACTTCTTTTATCTTCCCACAAGTCATTTTTCCCTCTGGGCATGGACCATTAACACAACCTGGACCTGAGTATTTAAATAATGATGGGGCAACTGCTTTTACTTGTCTTAGCATTTCTATAGCTAGCTGTCTTATTTCCCATTGTGCTCTATTGCAGCATCTTTTATTAAAAAAGTTAAATAATGCTCTTGCATTCATTGTAAATACAATCTTGGTTTCACAGGCATTAGGAAATACATACCTAGCATCTTCGATGGCCATTTTCTCTGCATCCTTTCTAGCCTTTACTTCACTATAACCTTCTTGAATCAGCTTTTCATAATGCTTAGTAAATAATAAGTCTGTCAACTCATTATAATATTTTTGGTCTTGCTCCATAGCTTCTATGAATTTTGCTTTTGCTTCGGGTATGGCTTCTATTGATGGTGGAATTATATACTCAAATTGCTGCAGTTTTACATATCTCTGAGATTGTTGAGAATACGATGCTCCAATTCTATGTCTCACTAATTGATGAGTCAAAACCCTACTTATGCCCTCAACTCCAAAAGTAAAAGAAACATGTTCAATTGGTGATTCATGACCTAACTCCATAAGCATTTCGATAAAATCCTGTGTTTTTCTATCATCTAGTTTTTCTTCAATATCTTCTACTCCTACTGCTGAATAACATAGCTTTGCAGCAGCAGCTATTAGTTTTTCTGCATCCTGTGTATATCTTAGCAGACTTACCCTAAGCATTTTCACTCCCCCTTATTATTTACATTCATTCTCGTTTATTATCATACTAAAAATCTCCAAAATTCTCTCGTTTCTTCCATTAAGATACAAAAAGCCTATAAGAGTTTCAAAGCCAGTTGCATATCTATAGTCTAGCAAGTTAGCATTCTTAGGTGCAGAACCTGATTTTGCATTTCTACCTCTTTTAACCATTTGCCATTCTTCTTCTGTAAGCTTATCCTCTAGAAAATGAGTTACATCTGCCTGTGCTTTAGCTTTTACATATTCAATAGCTTCTTTATGAAGCTCATTGACAGACATATTCTTAGTTCCTATTAAGAATGTTCTTATAAAAAGCTCATATACTGCGTCTCCTATGTAAGCAAGCTGTAAGGGAGATAGCATTTTAATGTCTACTCCCCAGCCTTTACATATATCTTTAAGTCCATTAAATAAATCTTTGCCCATTCTATTATCTAACCCTCTTCCACTTTACTCCATCTTTTGTGTCCTCTAGGATTATACCTTTTTCTTTTAAGTCATCTCTTATTTGATCGGCTAATTTAAAGTCCTTGTTTTTTCTAGCTTCTATCCTTTTCTCTATTAGCTCAGCAATTTCCTCATCCAATAGCTCTTCTTCTTTATTTAGTATATTTAATATCCCACTGAGCTCCATCAATACATTATGAGTATATACTACTAACTCTTTAGGTGAATCATGATTTAATTTAGTATTACCTACTTTTATTATCTCAAATAGTGATGATATGGCATCAGCTGTATTTATATCGTCCTCCATACTGTCAATAAACTTTTTCTTTAGCTCAATTATTTCTTCTTTGATTATATTATCTTCATTTGTTAATACTTTTTCTTCAGTATTGTTAATTAAATATTCTAGGTTTTTCTTTCCATTGTATAACCTATCTAGACCATTTTTAGCCTGCTCCACAAATTCTCTGCTAAAGTTTACAGGCTTTCTGTAATGAGCTGAAAGTATGAAAAATCTCAATACTTCTAAATCAAATTCCTTGCTAATTTCTCTTACTGTAAAGAAGTTCATTGAGGATTTTGACATCTTTTGATTTTCCACATTTATCATTGCATTGTGAAGCCAATAGTTAGCAAATGGTTTCCCTGTAAGGCTTTCGCTTTGAGCTATTTCATTTTCGTGGTGTGGAAATTGCAGGTCCTCTCCGCCTGCATGTATGTCTATAGTATCTCCTAAATACCTTCTTGCCATTACAGAACACTCTATATGCCAGCCTGGTCTACCTTTTCCCCAAGGACTATCCCATGCAGGCTCTCCAGGCTTAGCTCCCTTCCATAAAGTGAAGTCCATAGGATTTCTTTTGATTTCATTAACTTCTACTCTAGCTCCTGATACTAAGTCTTCAATGTTTTTCTTGGAAAGTTTACCATAGTCATCTAGCTTAGTTATATCAAAGTATACGTCTCCATTAGCACTATAGGCAAAATCTTTTTCTACAAGCTCTGTAATAAAGTCTATTATGTCTTTAATATGCTCAGTGGCCTTTGGATGATTTGTAGACTCTTCCTTTAATAATAATCCCTTTGCATCCTTTAAATATTCATCTATAAATTTTTCTGCAATTTCTTTTACAGTAGTTCCTTCTTCATTAGCCTTATTTATAAGTTTATCATCTATGTCGGTAAAATTCACTAAATAATCTACTGTATAGTTCTTATATTCTAAATATCTTCTTAATACGTCAAATACTACTAGTGGCCGCGCATTTCCTACATGAATATAATTATACACAGTTGGCCCACATACATAAATAGTAACTTTGTCTTGTTTGATTGGCTTGAATTCTTCTTTTTTTCTTGTCAGCGTATTATAAAGTTTCATTATTTTCCCTCCCTGTTAATTTGAATACCTGCTCTTCTAATTTATTTATTCTTTCCCTCAAACTTTCTAACTCCTGTGCCACTGGGTCAGGAAGTCTTATTTGATCAAGATCTATGCAGTTTTCTGCTAATGGGATCCTCTTGTTTTCCTTTACTACCACTCTACCTGGAACTCCAACTACTGTACAATTTGGCGGTACTTCTTTTAGAACTACAGAGCCAGCTCCGATTTTAGAATTATCACCTACTCTAAATGGTCCCAGCACTTTAGCTCCACTACTTACAACTACATTGTTTCCTATGGTAGGATGTCTTTTCCCTACATCTTTCCCTGTTCCTCCAAGAGTTACTCCTTGATATATTGTTACGTTATTCCCTATTTCAGCAGTTTCACCTATGACTACACCTATTCCATGGTCTATGAAAACACCTTCTCCTATTTTAGCTCCAGGATGTATATCTATTGCGGTTAGAAATCTAGCTATTGTTGATATAAATCTGGCAATAAAGTAGAGCTTTCTTTTATAGAACCAATGGGAAACTCTGTGAAACATTATAGCATGAAGTCCTGGATAACAAAGTAGTACCTCTAATAAACTTTTCGCTGCTGGGTCTCTTTCCATTACGGCTTTAACATCTGCTTTCAAATGTTTGAACATAGATTCTCCCTTTCCTTTCTAATACTTAATCTTAGTTGGACTAGGTCCTTTCACAGTCTTGAAACTCAAATCTGTTCTCTCCCATTCAGTCACATAAATTTGATGCTCGCCCAGTTTGACCTACCAGCGATTTTCCGAAAAAAGCGTTCGGAAAATCGGGTTAGGTCATAAAAATAACCGCCTCAATACTATTTGTAAAGAGACGGTATAATCCCGCGGTTCCACTCTAATTGAGCATATATGCCCCACCTTGTAAAAGCAATAACGGCGCTTCCCCGGCTAACCCTACTAATATTTCAGGCAACAGTTCAAAGGTGCACTTCAATCTAAAATTGACATAAGGCTTCTCTCAGCTTATAAAAGCCCCTCTCTGTATGTGTATTAGATTTACTTTACCTTATCATAACCTTTATCTCTAATTCAATGTTATGATGTTATTATAATAGTTTACTAAATGTAAGTAAATTTATCAATACTTAATCAATAATCTTAAACATAAAATTATTCAAGCATTATTTAATGTGGTTTTTTACATATTCTATGCGGCTAAGTATATTTTGTTTCCCTAAAATTAGAATAATCTTATCTAAGTCTGGTCCATGAAGCTGGCCTGTTAAAGCGGACCTTATTGGCATAAATAGATTTTTGCCCTTCACTCCAGTGCTTTTCTGTATTTTTTTCATTATTGTAGTAGAAAATTCTTCATCTATTTCGTCTATTTGCGATAGTTCTTCTTTAAATGCTTGTAGCAAAGAAGGAACTTGTTCTCCTTTAAGCATTTCAATAACTTCTTCATTTTCTGGTTTTATTTCATTGTCAAAATAGAACTGAGCTTTTTCTACTATCTCTCCCACATAAGATATTCTTTCTTGAAGTGTTGATACTATAAGCTTTATCCAATCATATCTGCTATCC from Proteiniborus sp. DW1 includes these protein-coding regions:
- a CDS encoding NYN domain-containing protein encodes the protein MRGSAKEYLFVDGYNIINNWSNLRELSKQSLEISRNELIDILAEYQSYTGIKVIIVFDAHLVKGSMEKKETLKGIEIVYTKEKESADHYIERTLDAIGRAKKVRVATSDWIEQQVVIGRGGTRISARELKLEVEHYKEMIRKKNKVTNETNDLLIGRLDKETLEKLEKLRKNK
- the rlmB gene encoding 23S rRNA (guanosine(2251)-2'-O)-methyltransferase RlmB, with translation MKKLREEGYVEGRNPVIEAIKSGREIDKILIAKGSEQGSIQKIIGMAKEKRIVIQYVEKAKLDAMSETKAHQGVIALVTPYSYKTVDDIMKAAEDKNEDPFIIILDEIEDPHNLGAIIRTAECAGAHGVIIPKRRAVGLTPVVIKASAGAVEYMNIAKVSNIASTIEELKERGVWIYGADMDGEQDYFNRDLSGPIAIVIGSEGKGIGRLIREKCDFLVKIPMNGKISSLNASVAASVMMYEVLRQRGLKE
- a CDS encoding GTP-binding protein, encoding MAKAKFERNKPHVNIGTIGHVDHGKTTLTAAITAVLSKRYGTGEFIDYANIDKAPEERERGITISTSH
- the thyX gene encoding FAD-dependent thymidylate synthase — its product is MLRVSLLRYTQDAEKLIAAAAKLCYSAVGVEDIEEKLDDRKTQDFIEMLMELGHESPIEHVSFTFGVEGISRVLTHQLVRHRIGASYSQQSQRYVKLQQFEYIIPPSIEAIPEAKAKFIEAMEQDQKYYNELTDLLFTKHYEKLIQEGYSEVKARKDAEKMAIEDARYVFPNACETKIVFTMNARALFNFFNKRCCNRAQWEIRQLAIEMLRQVKAVAPSLFKYSGPGCVNGPCPEGKMTCGKIKEVREKFKYL
- the sigH gene encoding RNA polymerase sporulation sigma factor SigH, coding for MLVGLSMYKDLSDEALDDEKIIEDARDGDPEALEYLIKKYKNFVRAKARSYFLIGADKEDIIQEGMIGLYKAIRDYNQDKLTSFRAFAELCITRQIITAIKTATRQKHIPLNSYVSLNKPIYDEESDRTLLDVITGAKITDPEELIISREELESIESKIGEILSDLEWEVLMSYLQGKSYQEIAVDLNRHVKSIDNALQRVKRKLERYLEVKDV
- a CDS encoding ribonuclease III domain-containing protein, translating into MGKDLFNGLKDICKGWGVDIKMLSPLQLAYIGDAVYELFIRTFLIGTKNMSVNELHKEAIEYVKAKAQADVTHFLEDKLTEEEWQMVKRGRNAKSGSAPKNANLLDYRYATGFETLIGFLYLNGRNERILEIFSMIINENECK
- the cysS gene encoding cysteine--tRNA ligase translates to MKLYNTLTRKKEEFKPIKQDKVTIYVCGPTVYNYIHVGNARPLVVFDVLRRYLEYKNYTVDYLVNFTDIDDKLINKANEEGTTVKEIAEKFIDEYLKDAKGLLLKEESTNHPKATEHIKDIIDFITELVEKDFAYSANGDVYFDITKLDDYGKLSKKNIEDLVSGARVEVNEIKRNPMDFTLWKGAKPGEPAWDSPWGKGRPGWHIECSVMARRYLGDTIDIHAGGEDLQFPHHENEIAQSESLTGKPFANYWLHNAMINVENQKMSKSSMNFFTVREISKEFDLEVLRFFILSAHYRKPVNFSREFVEQAKNGLDRLYNGKKNLEYLINNTEEKVLTNEDNIIKEEIIELKKKFIDSMEDDINTADAISSLFEIIKVGNTKLNHDSPKELVVYTHNVLMELSGILNILNKEEELLDEEIAELIEKRIEARKNKDFKLADQIRDDLKEKGIILEDTKDGVKWKRVR
- the cysE gene encoding serine O-acetyltransferase, which translates into the protein MFKHLKADVKAVMERDPAAKSLLEVLLCYPGLHAIMFHRVSHWFYKRKLYFIARFISTIARFLTAIDIHPGAKIGEGVFIDHGIGVVIGETAEIGNNVTIYQGVTLGGTGKDVGKRHPTIGNNVVVSSGAKVLGPFRVGDNSKIGAGSVVLKEVPPNCTVVGVPGRVVVKENKRIPLAENCIDLDQIRLPDPVAQELESLRERINKLEEQVFKLTGRENNETL